The Gammaproteobacteria bacterium genome contains a region encoding:
- a CDS encoding TonB-dependent receptor — protein MQNFALSLRGALGLGVTLALAISLSQQAAAQAMLEEIVVTARKVEENIQDAPITVNAMTAAQLEDAGVTQTADYIQFIPNVTLAESQTIGTSFLTVRGLSRVRNGELPVAVVVDDVLIVNARQFIGQVFDTQQIEVAKGPQGALYGRNASNGAIIVTTKAPSEEPEGHVKLSYGTADEMGVEGSYSGPISDNAAFRLSGRVVNRDGYFHNVTRDEDVDPYEDRTLRARLSWSPSDTISVDLKGQVSKHSGKGIGFHWPGAAQFEIFGVFLGTAEELGVTVDQVVSEGANLTGLPYVANNPDRGTRDTSTFSVKIDASFDFADIKSVTTYDELQTSSVADRAPYLSYFDGTQHSFVDVDGWSQEIRFTSNSAGPLSWQFGGYYLAWERLRSTVSGIDKGQGNIRAIDVPEFEDSTNPTGVDPGSFLSFVEDSYAQAVFGSVEWAMTDQFTVNVAGRYDRENREQLVNPYNTAGRVYSRADASGVNRPYGAAACSGAPGDMPDVTCGAYATFSELLANTRPSRETNEAEFSKFQPKVTLAYAATDEINLYGSWGIGYRAGQFNYPGIGIISATANEFIEQEENSAFEVGVKGDYGNFRFNAAWFSSSVDNTQYFPFDGLAFVQVFEDIDEADLDGFELEAAWRPLENLDLYAAYGKTNTEITAYAERPGTVGNDLPYVPKDTFNAGARIEFDLGAGLTFFARADYERRGEQFWTPENTHPRDTLSLVNLRAGLEGDNWATSLYVNNAADKEYNSEVVTPLFVHPAAPRVWRVDFRYNF, from the coding sequence ATGCAGAACTTCGCACTTTCTCTACGAGGCGCGCTGGGGTTGGGGGTGACCCTTGCGCTTGCGATCTCGCTTTCTCAACAGGCCGCGGCCCAGGCCATGCTGGAGGAAATCGTCGTTACCGCCCGCAAGGTCGAGGAGAACATTCAGGACGCGCCGATCACGGTGAATGCCATGACCGCGGCGCAACTGGAGGACGCGGGGGTTACCCAGACGGCGGACTACATTCAGTTCATTCCCAACGTGACGCTTGCCGAATCGCAGACCATCGGAACTTCATTCCTGACGGTGCGGGGCCTGAGCCGCGTGCGCAACGGCGAATTGCCCGTGGCGGTCGTCGTGGACGATGTCCTTATCGTCAACGCGCGCCAATTCATCGGCCAGGTGTTCGACACCCAGCAGATCGAGGTCGCCAAGGGTCCGCAGGGCGCGCTTTATGGCCGCAACGCCTCCAACGGAGCGATCATCGTTACCACCAAGGCGCCCAGCGAAGAGCCTGAAGGCCATGTAAAGCTGAGTTACGGGACGGCCGACGAAATGGGCGTGGAGGGTTCCTACAGCGGCCCGATCAGCGATAACGCCGCCTTTCGTTTGTCGGGTCGCGTGGTGAACAGGGACGGTTATTTCCATAACGTGACCCGGGACGAGGACGTTGACCCTTACGAGGACCGCACGCTGCGCGCGCGGCTTAGCTGGTCGCCGAGCGACACGATATCCGTTGACCTGAAGGGACAGGTGTCGAAGCACTCCGGCAAGGGCATCGGCTTTCATTGGCCGGGCGCCGCTCAGTTCGAGATCTTCGGAGTCTTCCTGGGCACGGCCGAGGAACTGGGCGTGACCGTTGACCAGGTGGTCAGCGAAGGCGCGAATCTGACCGGGTTGCCCTACGTGGCCAACAATCCGGATCGCGGCACCCGCGACACTTCGACCTTCTCGGTGAAGATCGACGCCTCGTTCGACTTCGCGGACATCAAGTCCGTTACCACCTACGATGAGTTGCAGACTTCGTCGGTGGCGGATCGTGCACCCTATCTGTCGTACTTCGACGGCACGCAGCACTCCTTCGTGGACGTGGACGGCTGGAGCCAGGAAATCCGCTTCACCTCGAATTCCGCCGGCCCGCTGAGCTGGCAGTTCGGCGGCTATTACCTTGCCTGGGAACGGTTGCGCTCCACCGTTTCCGGGATCGACAAGGGCCAGGGGAACATCCGCGCCATCGACGTGCCCGAATTCGAGGACAGCACCAACCCGACAGGCGTTGACCCCGGCTCCTTCCTTTCGTTTGTCGAGGACAGTTACGCCCAGGCCGTGTTCGGCAGCGTGGAATGGGCGATGACCGATCAGTTCACCGTCAACGTTGCCGGTCGTTACGACCGCGAAAACCGCGAGCAGCTTGTGAATCCCTACAACACTGCGGGCCGGGTCTACAGCCGGGCCGACGCGTCCGGCGTGAATCGGCCCTACGGCGCGGCAGCCTGCTCGGGCGCTCCGGGCGACATGCCCGACGTCACCTGCGGCGCCTACGCGACGTTCAGCGAGTTGCTGGCCAACACCCGTCCTTCGCGCGAAACCAATGAGGCGGAATTCAGCAAGTTCCAGCCCAAGGTTACGCTGGCTTATGCCGCCACCGACGAAATCAACCTTTACGGAAGCTGGGGCATCGGCTATCGCGCCGGGCAATTCAACTATCCCGGAATCGGGATCATCAGCGCCACGGCGAACGAGTTCATCGAGCAGGAGGAAAATTCGGCCTTCGAGGTCGGCGTGAAAGGCGACTATGGCAATTTCCGGTTCAATGCCGCGTGGTTCTCTTCATCGGTGGACAACACGCAGTATTTTCCCTTTGACGGGCTCGCATTCGTGCAGGTTTTCGAGGACATCGACGAAGCGGACCTGGACGGATTCGAGCTGGAAGCCGCCTGGCGCCCGCTGGAGAATCTGGATCTCTATGCCGCATACGGCAAGACCAATACGGAAATCACCGCATACGCCGAGCGCCCCGGCACGGTGGGCAACGACCTTCCTTACGTCCCCAAGGATACGTTCAATGCCGGCGCCCGGATCGAATTCGATTTGGGCGCCGGGTTGACGTTCTTTGCCCGGGCGGACTACGAAAGACGCGGGGAGCAATTCTGGACTCCTGAGAACACGCATCCCCGCGACACCCTGAGCCTGGTGAACCTGCGGGCGGGACTGGAAGGCGACAACTGGGCAACGTCGCTTTACGTGAACAACGCGGCGGACAAGGAGTACAACTCCGAAGTCGTCACTCCGCTGTTCGTGCACCCGGCGGCGCCGCGGGTCTGGAGAGTCGATTTCCGCTACAACTTCTGA
- a CDS encoding hydantoin racemase → MNARTKVMYLNPVGTSAYDDVFADMARKFKCPDTEVHIASLNPNSVAPEMNNLEYRAYESLIVADTVRAARQAALGGFDAMAIGCFYDPALLDAREISGDTAIVGPCQASITAALNVANNFSIIIGRTKWEDQMKQTVHEYGYAQKLASFEAVGLRVEEFHKNLKETRKQLELAAVRAVEESKAESIILGCTLEVGFYAELQEFLRARFSANVPVIDCSIAALKAAESAAWQKRIGWTNSRVWGMEPPPEDELERFEIFRGDYEFGNLIKVPAD, encoded by the coding sequence ATGAATGCCCGAACCAAGGTCATGTACCTCAATCCGGTAGGGACATCGGCCTACGATGACGTCTTCGCGGATATGGCGCGCAAATTCAAGTGTCCCGACACAGAGGTGCACATCGCGTCGCTGAACCCGAATTCAGTCGCTCCGGAAATGAACAACCTGGAGTATCGCGCCTACGAGTCGCTGATCGTGGCGGACACGGTCAGGGCGGCGAGGCAGGCGGCCCTGGGCGGGTTCGATGCCATGGCCATCGGATGCTTCTACGATCCCGCGCTCTTGGACGCGCGGGAAATTTCCGGTGACACGGCAATCGTCGGGCCCTGCCAGGCGTCGATCACGGCGGCTTTGAATGTCGCCAACAACTTCTCGATCATCATCGGGCGCACCAAGTGGGAAGATCAGATGAAGCAGACCGTGCATGAGTACGGCTACGCACAGAAGCTCGCGTCCTTCGAGGCTGTCGGGCTTCGCGTTGAGGAGTTTCACAAGAATCTCAAGGAAACCAGGAAGCAACTCGAACTCGCTGCGGTGCGCGCGGTTGAGGAGAGCAAGGCGGAGTCCATCATCCTGGGTTGCACGCTGGAGGTGGGTTTCTATGCGGAACTGCAGGAGTTCCTGCGTGCACGGTTCTCCGCCAATGTCCCGGTCATCGACTGCTCCATCGCAGCGCTGAAGGCCGCCGAAAGCGCCGCCTGGCAAAAGCGGATCGGCTGGACAAACAGCCGTGTCTGGGGCATGGAGCCGCCGCCGGAAGACGAGCTTGAGCGGTTCGAAATCTTTCGCGGTGACTACGAATTCGGGAACCTGATCAAGGTGCCGGCAGACTGA
- a CDS encoding amidohydrolase family protein, whose amino-acid sequence MGRIVMDAPKVGAEGASATSSLATAFLFWAMLTGVAPDSSAAREPDSDDLPIAAPFETCRFTAGGSESGETLIIGNLLTGMDGAEYGGVLISEGRIVELVPENAIGTAAEGAAVFDCGGNYVSPGLINPHEHTRYSFQMLTARDRAKLPVYAHRDEWIPESGVGDGEDKIRYKDGTNDAKTLFWIELRHLIAGTTLIAGSGAVQGLAKNAGSRRRPGYEYAADMRTFPFGQEAMQRIRRLPSFAYDGEEAFSPELTEDLPAHAPYVPHVAEGTDLVARLEGRFFLDYVATRNSGRRFSVIHGVGLDSGDIARLGEMDVTLIWSPRSNVALYGETADIPALLRENVQIAIGTDWSVSGSYNMLEELRCANDLHGSGSGSPVLSSADLWQMATGNGAYALGLEAVTGELEAGLAADIIVFRKQSDDPFDDLLRSTAREVLATFVDGRLRSGNREGFSGALPDDCRFTVGAHFVCAELPDSARGLPFGFGEVLQANRKEDIVPLYRENHRPFPNQAECTVRTRTHPPS is encoded by the coding sequence ATGGGCCGAATCGTCATGGATGCGCCAAAGGTTGGTGCTGAGGGAGCTTCTGCGACTTCTTCGCTGGCAACGGCCTTTCTCTTTTGGGCAATGCTGACGGGCGTGGCGCCGGATTCTTCGGCTGCCCGGGAGCCCGATTCGGACGATCTCCCGATCGCTGCGCCCTTCGAAACGTGCCGGTTCACGGCGGGTGGTTCCGAATCGGGCGAGACGCTGATCATCGGCAACCTGCTGACGGGCATGGACGGCGCGGAGTATGGCGGGGTTCTCATATCAGAGGGCAGGATCGTCGAACTAGTGCCTGAAAACGCTATAGGGACCGCGGCGGAGGGCGCCGCGGTATTCGACTGCGGGGGGAACTACGTGTCCCCGGGGCTGATCAATCCGCACGAGCACACGCGCTACAGTTTCCAGATGCTGACGGCGCGGGACCGGGCGAAGCTGCCCGTCTATGCGCATCGCGACGAATGGATTCCCGAGTCCGGCGTCGGGGACGGCGAGGACAAGATTCGTTACAAGGACGGCACGAACGATGCGAAGACGCTCTTCTGGATCGAGCTTCGGCACCTGATTGCCGGCACGACGCTGATCGCCGGGTCGGGCGCAGTGCAGGGTCTGGCAAAGAACGCCGGTTCCCGGCGGCGACCAGGATACGAGTATGCCGCCGACATGAGGACGTTTCCCTTCGGCCAGGAAGCGATGCAGCGCATCCGCCGGTTGCCGTCTTTTGCCTACGACGGCGAGGAGGCCTTCAGCCCGGAGTTGACCGAGGATCTTCCCGCGCACGCGCCCTACGTCCCGCATGTGGCGGAGGGCACGGACCTCGTCGCCCGGTTGGAAGGCCGGTTCTTTCTGGACTATGTCGCGACGCGCAATTCCGGTCGGCGCTTCTCGGTAATCCACGGCGTAGGCCTGGATTCCGGTGACATTGCAAGACTGGGCGAGATGGACGTGACGCTGATCTGGTCGCCGCGCTCCAACGTCGCCCTGTACGGCGAAACGGCGGACATTCCCGCGCTGCTTCGCGAGAACGTGCAGATCGCGATCGGCACGGACTGGTCGGTCTCGGGGTCGTACAACATGCTCGAGGAACTGCGATGTGCGAACGACCTCCACGGGAGCGGGTCGGGCAGCCCGGTCCTGTCTTCGGCGGACCTGTGGCAAATGGCCACAGGCAACGGCGCCTACGCGCTGGGGCTCGAGGCGGTCACGGGCGAACTGGAAGCGGGGCTGGCGGCGGACATCATAGTGTTCCGGAAGCAATCCGACGATCCCTTCGACGACCTGCTGCGCAGCACGGCGCGGGAAGTGCTGGCTACGTTCGTCGACGGGCGGCTGCGCAGCGGAAACCGCGAAGGCTTCTCCGGCGCCTTGCCGGACGACTGCCGGTTCACCGTCGGCGCCCATTTCGTGTGCGCCGAGTTGCCGGACTCCGCCAGGGGACTACCTTTTGGGTTCGGGGAGGTGCTGCAAGCCAACCGGAAAGAAGATATCGTGCCGCTCTATCGTGAAAACCATCGACCCTTCCCCAACCAGGCGGAGTGCACGGTGCGGACACGCACACACCCGCCGTCGTGA
- a CDS encoding nucleotidyl transferase AbiEii/AbiGii toxin family protein codes for MKKTDNVLNALTDRAMQDRQVAHMRTVIQKELLHYDILYGLEQAGLLGGLVFQGGTSLRLCYGADRYSEDLDFAGGQDFSTTRFATLMDRVESHVGGRYGLEVTVKEPKSNKKQPERAGVDLHQWRVSIVTDPGRRDLPKQRVHIEIAGVPAYTSEVRKLQVNYDFLPDGYGDLLLLVESLDEIMADKLLALAASRERVRHRDIWDLAWLRQRGANVRPDLVERKIADYGVACYAELLDSLVERVPAIVAGKPFRGEMKRFLPEDRYQSSFGDPKFERYLIGTITELYGELRTGLS; via the coding sequence ATGAAGAAGACTGACAACGTGCTCAATGCGTTGACGGACCGCGCCATGCAGGACAGACAGGTTGCGCACATGCGGACCGTCATCCAGAAGGAGCTGCTCCACTACGACATCCTGTACGGCCTTGAACAGGCCGGCTTGCTGGGCGGTCTTGTATTTCAGGGAGGCACTTCGCTCCGCCTCTGCTACGGCGCGGACCGCTACAGCGAGGATCTGGATTTTGCCGGCGGCCAGGACTTCTCAACGACGCGGTTTGCAACACTAATGGATCGGGTTGAGTCTCACGTGGGCGGACGGTATGGACTGGAAGTGACTGTAAAAGAGCCAAAGTCCAACAAGAAGCAACCGGAACGCGCCGGCGTTGACTTGCATCAATGGCGGGTTTCAATCGTTACCGATCCTGGGCGCAGGGACCTTCCGAAGCAGCGTGTCCACATTGAGATTGCCGGCGTACCGGCCTACACCTCGGAGGTACGGAAGCTGCAAGTCAATTACGATTTTCTTCCGGACGGGTACGGAGACCTGCTGCTGTTGGTCGAGTCCCTGGATGAGATCATGGCCGACAAGCTGTTGGCTCTGGCGGCCTCCCGGGAACGCGTGCGCCACCGCGACATCTGGGACCTGGCGTGGCTCAGGCAGCGAGGCGCCAACGTGCGGCCGGATCTGGTGGAGCGAAAGATTGCGGACTACGGCGTGGCGTGCTATGCGGAACTGTTGGACTCACTCGTCGAGCGGGTGCCTGCCATCGTCGCCGGAAAACCGTTCCGGGGCGAAATGAAGCGTTTTTTGCCGGAGGACCGTTATCAGAGTTCGTTTGGAGACCCCAAATTCGAACGCTATCTGATCGGGACCATCACGGAACTGTACGGGGAATTAAGGACCGGCCTCTCCTAG
- a CDS encoding oxidoreductase — MAKKWNMVVDIERCDNCRNCFLATKDEHIGNEFPGYSAPQPDRGHSWVDIKRHERGNWPAVEAHFMPVMCNHCDDAPCMKAAKDGAITKRADGIVLIDPEKSKGQKEIVDACPYGAIFWNEEEQVPQAWFFDAHLLDGGWDKTRVEQACPTNVFRSMKVEDKEMQRIAEDEDLEVLKPELGSRPRVYYKNMHLMTHCFVAGSVVVDVNGVEECAGDVEVVLSRDGSEVARTATDMFGDFRFDRLETDSGSYQLEFKADSGTASAQFELGEESLYLGAIALAGA; from the coding sequence ATGGCGAAGAAATGGAACATGGTCGTCGATATCGAGCGCTGCGATAACTGCCGCAACTGCTTCCTGGCGACAAAAGACGAGCACATCGGCAACGAGTTCCCCGGCTATTCGGCCCCGCAGCCGGACCGCGGGCACAGCTGGGTGGACATCAAGCGCCACGAGCGCGGCAATTGGCCGGCGGTCGAGGCGCACTTCATGCCGGTCATGTGCAACCACTGCGACGACGCGCCGTGCATGAAGGCGGCGAAGGACGGCGCCATCACCAAGCGCGCTGACGGCATCGTGCTGATTGATCCGGAGAAATCGAAGGGACAGAAGGAGATCGTGGACGCCTGCCCGTACGGCGCGATCTTCTGGAACGAGGAGGAGCAGGTGCCGCAGGCCTGGTTCTTCGATGCGCACCTGCTCGACGGGGGCTGGGACAAGACCCGCGTGGAGCAGGCCTGCCCCACCAACGTGTTCCGCTCGATGAAGGTCGAGGACAAGGAGATGCAGCGCATCGCCGAGGACGAGGACCTGGAGGTCCTGAAGCCCGAGTTGGGCTCACGGCCGCGCGTCTATTACAAGAACATGCACCTGATGACCCACTGCTTCGTGGCCGGGTCGGTCGTGGTCGATGTGAATGGCGTCGAGGAGTGCGCCGGCGACGTCGAAGTCGTGCTCAGCCGGGACGGCTCGGAGGTGGCGCGAACGGCCACCGACATGTTCGGCGACTTCCGCTTCGACAGGCTGGAAACGGACAGCGGTTCGTACCAACTGGAATTCAAGGCGGATTCAGGCACCGCATCCGCGCAGTTCGAACTGGGCGAGGAAAGCCTTTATCTCGGCGCCATAGCACTGGCCGGCGCTTAA
- a CDS encoding NAD(P)/FAD-dependent oxidoreductase codes for MSKVPERSTASGSSGALLDVIVVGAGFAGVYALYKFRQLGFSVRAFEAGGDVGGTWYWNRYPGCRCDIESIYYSYQFDDDLQQDWEWTERYASQPEILSYIRHVADRFDLRRDIRFNTRVTAATFEEAAEQAPAHWTVTTDDGQTHRARFCIMASGVLSTPNLPDIPGRDTFAGATYHTGQWPHEQVDFSGLKVAVIGTGSSGIQCIPLIAAQAGHVSVFQRTPNYAVPASNRPLETDELNDVKSRYGEIRAASKKGFTALPFKPAGRSALAVSEQEREEVYERWWGNFGLAFQGAFADVLFDAQANRTASEFVRRKIRDLVDDEKVAELLTPDFPLGCKRMCVDTDYYPTYNRDNVTLVDISRDPIDGIVPEGIRTGGRVHAVDAIVFATGYDAITGALLAMDLRGRGGLTLREKWTDGPRVYLGLATHGFPNLFMVNGPGSPSVLINMVTGVEQHVDWIADCLVHMRERGLDAIEAEAQHEDAWAVHNDEVAQRSIRGDCASWYTGANIPGKPGGFLPYVGGFPAYVEQCEQVVENGYAGFALRSFRSPVLCGDA; via the coding sequence GTGAGCAAAGTGCCTGAGCGGTCCACGGCAAGCGGCTCGTCCGGTGCGCTGCTGGACGTGATCGTGGTCGGCGCCGGGTTCGCCGGCGTCTACGCGCTGTACAAGTTCCGCCAGCTGGGTTTTTCCGTGCGGGCCTTCGAAGCGGGCGGCGACGTGGGGGGCACCTGGTACTGGAACCGCTATCCGGGGTGCCGCTGCGATATCGAGAGCATCTATTACTCGTACCAGTTCGACGACGATCTTCAGCAGGACTGGGAGTGGACGGAGCGATATGCGTCGCAGCCGGAAATCCTCTCCTACATCCGCCACGTGGCCGACCGGTTCGACCTGCGCCGCGACATTCGGTTCAACACGCGCGTCACGGCGGCCACCTTCGAGGAGGCTGCCGAACAGGCCCCCGCGCACTGGACGGTCACGACCGACGACGGGCAAACGCACAGGGCGCGCTTCTGCATCATGGCGAGCGGCGTGCTGTCAACGCCGAATCTGCCGGACATTCCGGGGCGCGACACGTTCGCCGGCGCCACGTATCACACCGGCCAGTGGCCGCATGAGCAGGTCGATTTCTCTGGCCTGAAGGTGGCCGTGATCGGCACCGGATCGTCCGGCATCCAGTGCATTCCGCTGATCGCGGCGCAGGCCGGGCATGTGTCGGTGTTCCAGCGCACGCCCAACTACGCCGTTCCGGCCAGCAACCGGCCGCTGGAGACGGATGAACTGAACGACGTGAAGTCCCGCTACGGCGAGATTCGCGCAGCATCGAAGAAGGGCTTCACCGCGCTGCCGTTCAAGCCGGCGGGCCGCTCCGCGCTGGCCGTGTCCGAACAGGAGCGCGAGGAAGTGTATGAACGCTGGTGGGGGAACTTTGGGCTGGCGTTCCAGGGCGCGTTCGCCGACGTGTTGTTCGACGCGCAAGCCAACCGGACCGCGTCCGAGTTCGTGCGCCGCAAGATCCGCGACCTCGTGGATGACGAGAAGGTGGCCGAACTTCTGACGCCGGACTTCCCGCTGGGCTGCAAGCGCATGTGCGTGGACACGGACTACTACCCCACCTACAACCGCGACAACGTGACCCTGGTGGACATCAGCCGGGATCCGATCGACGGCATCGTGCCCGAGGGCATTCGCACCGGCGGCAGGGTGCACGCGGTGGACGCCATCGTGTTCGCGACCGGATACGACGCGATCACGGGCGCGCTGCTGGCCATGGACCTGCGCGGCCGCGGCGGACTGACCCTGCGCGAGAAGTGGACGGACGGACCGCGCGTCTATCTCGGCCTGGCGACCCACGGCTTCCCCAACCTGTTCATGGTGAACGGCCCCGGCAGCCCGTCGGTGCTGATCAACATGGTCACGGGCGTGGAGCAGCACGTGGACTGGATCGCCGATTGCCTCGTGCACATGCGCGAGCGCGGACTGGATGCGATCGAAGCCGAGGCGCAACACGAGGACGCCTGGGCGGTCCACAACGACGAGGTGGCGCAGCGTTCGATACGCGGCGACTGCGCCTCCTGGTACACGGGCGCGAATATCCCCGGCAAACCGGGCGGCTTCCTACCGTACGTGGGCGGCTTCCCGGCCTACGTCGAACAGTGCGAGCAGGTCGTCGAAAACGGCTACGCGGGCTTTGCGCTGCGGTCTTTTCGCTCCCCCGTCCTGTGCGGAGACGCATGA